The genome window ACCAAACGGTACAGTTTTGCGCATGGCCGCGCCGGGCATGGAAAGCATTGACGAGTCGACCTATTTCCGCTTTGGGAGGACCATCTGTTCTGCCGGTTTCGGCAAAGGAGGATCCATGTCCGACGAGACGAACCGCATCACCCGGCTGGAAGAAATGCTGGCCTACCAGGCAAAGACGATCGAAGAGCTTTCCGATCAGCTCGCCGAGCAATGGAAGACAGTCGAGCAGATGCGCACCAAGCTCGACCGGCTGACGGAACGGTTCCTGTCGCTGGAGGAGCAGTCGCTGGACGCGCCTGGTATCACCCGCCCGCCGCATTATTGACGGCACGCGGCTGAAGGCCGCGTGCCCCCGGTGCACCGTGAGTGACGATCAGACGCCGCCGATGCAGAGATATTTCATTTCCAGATAATCGTCGGCGCCGTGGCGCGAGCCTTCGCGGCCGAGGCCGGATTGCTTGATGCCGCCGAAAGGCGCCGTCTCGGACGACATCAGGCCGGTATTGATGCCGATCATGCCATACTCAAGCGCTTCCGCCACCCGCCAGACCTTCTTCAGGTCGCTGGCATAGAAATAGGCAGCGAGACCGAATTCCGTGTCGTTGGCCTGGGCGATGACGTCCTCGACCGTCTCGAAGCGGAAGAGCGGCGCCACCGGCCCGAAGGTTTCCTCGCGCGCCACCTTCATGCCGCGCGCCACGCCGGTCAGCACCGTCGGGGTGAAGAAGGTGCCGGCGCCGTCGATGCGCTTGCCGCCGGTCAGCACCTTGGCGCCCTTGGCCAGCGCGTCGCTGACATGGTCTTCCACCTTGGCAAGGCCCTGCTCGTCGATCAGCGGCCCGATCTCGACACCCGCCATGAAGCCGTCGCCGACCGACATCGCGGCGACCTTGGCGGCAAGCTTGGCGGCGAAGGCGTCATAGACGTTCGACTGGACGTAGAGGCGGTTGGCGCAGACGCAGGTCTGGCCGGCATTGCGGTATTTGGAGGCGATCGCGCCTTCGACGGCGGCGTCGAGATCGGCATCGTCGAAGACGATGAAGGGCGCGTTGCCGCCGAGCTCCAGGCTCACCTTCTTGATCTGGTCGGCGCACTGCCGCATCAGGATGCGGCCGACCTCCGTCGAGCCGGTGAAGCTGATCTTGCGCACCTTTTCATTGCCGCAGAGCTCGCGGCCGATCGCCGGGCCGTCGGTGCCGACGATGACGTTGAAGACGCCCGGGGGAATACCTGCCTGTTCGGCGAGCACGGCAAGGGCGATTGCCGTCAGCGGCGTCTGTTCGGCGGGTTTGGACACGACGGTGCAGCCGACGGCAAGCGCCGGCGCGACCTTGCGGGCAATCATCGCCGCCGGGAAATTCCACGGCGTGATCGTGCCGACGACGCCGACCGGCTGCTTGATGACGATCATGCGCCTGTCCTGGGATGGCGCCGGGATCGTCTCGCCGTAAATGCGCTTGGCCTCTTCCGCATACCATTCGATATAGGCGGCGGCATAAAGGATTTCGCCGCGCGCTTCCGGGAACGGCTTGCCCATTTCGGCGGTCAGGATCGCCGCGAGCTCGTCGGCATTGGCGACCATCAGGTCGAACCATTTGCGTAAGGTGGCGCTGCGCTCCTTGGCCGGGCGGGCAGCCCAGGCCGGCTGGGCGGCATGGGCCGCATCGATCGCCGTCCGCGTCTCGCTCGCACCCATGTCGGGCAGGGAGCCAAGCAACTCGCCGGTTGCCGGGTTGAGCACGTCGAAGGTCTTTTCGGCATCGCCTGAGGTCCAGACGCCGTTGATATAGCCGGCGTCGCGCAGGAGAGGAGAAGAGAAAGTAACGTGTCTGGTCAGTGCGGTGGTGAAAGTCATGTCATATCCTCATTGGGAATGAGACTGCCGGTTGCCGGCAGCTATTGAATGCGGTTCCGGTGCGGTCACTTGCCGGCGCTCGCCTCCAGCATCGAGGCTTCCAGAATGTCGAGCGCCTCGCCGAGGACCTCGTCCTGGATGGTGATCGGCGCGAGGAAGCGGATGACGTTGCCGTGGACGCCGCAGGTGAGCAGGATCAGGCCCTTGTCGAGCGCGATCAGCCGCACCCGGTTGGCGAATTCGGCACTCGGCAATCCGCTCGTCCGGTCGTTGAATTCGACGGCGTTCATGAAGCCCGGCCCGCGGATATCGACGATCTCCGGTACCGTCTCGCGCAGCGATTCCAGCCGCTGCTTCAGCCGCCCGCCGAGCTGGTTGGCGCGGTTGCAGAGATCCTCGTCCGCAATGACGTCGAGGACGGCATGAGCGGCAGCGATCCCGATCGGATTGCCGCCATAGGTGCCGCCGAGCCCGCCCGGCCCCGGCGCATCCATGATTTCGGCGCGGCCGGTGACGGCGGCAAGCGGAAAGCCGCCGGCAAGGCTCTTTGCCATCGTCGTCAGGTCGGCCGCCACCTCGTGGTGATCCATCGCGAACATGCGGCCGGTGCGGGCAAAACCGGTCTGCACCTCATCGGCGATCAGCAGGATGCCGTGCTGGTCGCAGAGTTCGCGCAGCGCCTTCATGAAGGCGGCGGGCGCCGGATAAAAACCGCCTTCGCCCTGCACCGGCTCGATGATGATGGCCGCGACGCGCCGCGGATCGACATCGGCGGCGAACAGTTTTTTCAGTGTCTGAAGCGACTGGTCGGCGGTGACGCCGTGCAGCTCGACCGGGAAGGGAATGTGGAAGACGTCGCCCGGCATCGCGCCGAAGCCGACCTTGTAGGGCACCACCTTGCCGGTCAGCGCCATGCCCATGAAGGTGCGGCCATGAAAACCGCCGCCAAAGGCGATGACCGCCGAGCGGCCGGTCGCGGCGCGCGCAATCTTGACGGCGTTCTCGACCGCTTCGGCGCCTGTGGTGACGAAGATCGTCTTCTTCTCGAAGTCGCCGGGGACCAGCGCATTCAGCCGTTCGGCAAGATGCACGTAGTTTTCATAGGGCACCACCTGATGGCAGGTGTGGGTGAAGTGATCGAGCTGCTCCTTGACGGCCGCAATCACCCGGGGATGGCGGTGGCCGGTGTTGAGAACGGCGATGCCGGCGGCGAAATCGATATAGCGGCGGCCCTCCTTGTCCCAGATCTCGGCATTTTCTGCGCGATCCGCATAGATCTGGGTCGTCATGCCGACGCCGCGGGAAATAGCGGCGTTCTTCCGGTCCGTAAGGCTGGTCGCGGTCATCGATGCGCTCCTGTTTTGAAAAGCTTGAGAACTATCTTGCATAAATTCTGCAAGACATATAGAAAACTCCTACATTTTTCCTGCAAGAAAACAAGTGGGATTTTTTGCTTCAAACATCACGCGTTTTGATGAATGCTCGCGGGCGATTGGAATCGGGGATATGGGATGAACGAGAACGGGCCGGTACGCTACAAGGTGGCGGAGGCTGCACGGCTGGCGGGCGTTTCGGCCTCGACGCTGCGGCTCTGGGAAAGCCAGGGTCTGTTGGTTCCCGGCCGTTCGCAAACCGGTCATCGGCAATACAGCGCCGATGATGTGGCGCGGTTGAAGCGCATCTCCTGGTATCGCGTCGAGCGTGGTCTCAATCCCGCAGCCATCCGCGAGGCGCTGGAGGGCGAGGAGCCTTCGGCCGATGGCGCCGAGGCAGGCCAGGGCACCGGCCTCGGCCGCAAGCTGCGCAGCCTGCGCCATGCGAGCGGCAAGACGCTTGATCAGGTGGCCGGCGATATCGGCATCACCGCTTCGACGCTCTCGACGCTGGAGCGCACCTCGCAGGGCGTCAGCTTCAAGACGCTGCACGACCTTGCCGAATATTACGGCACCACCGTCTCCCGCCTCTCCGGCGAGGAAAGCGGCGAGGTGCCGGCAATGATCCGCACCGGGGAATGGCGCACCTGGCCGGAAACGACGCCGGGTGTCACGGTGCAGCTTCTCGCCGAAGGCCGCAGGATGATGGATTGTCATCGTTTCGTGCTGGCGCCGGGTGCTGCCAGCGAAGGCGCCTATCGCCACGAGGGCGAGGAATTCATGCATGTTCTGTCCGGCCGGCTCGAACTGGTGCTCGACAGCGATCAGTTCTTCGATCTCGGCCCGGGCGATTCACTGTATTTCGAAAGCCGCCGCTACCATTCCTGGCGCAACCGCCACGACGGCGAAACCGTGCTTCTCTGGATCAACACGCCGCCGACCTTCTGAGCCACCGCATCGGCCCAAAAATCGGAATCGATTTTCGGAAAACACGATGCGGAGATTAAAAGAGGTAGTGCGTCCGAGAGGACGCACGGCGCTCTAGCAAGAGGAAAGCGGTTTCGCACTCTGCGCCTTTGCGCTATAGCGCCAGGGGGAGTTTCGAACGAAAGATTGTCTCATGGCCGCCACCATACGTTATCACGAAGGCGATATTTCCGTAGCTGATGCCGCCCGCTACACCGGCGCGATTGCCATCGATACCGAAACGCTCGGGCTGGTGCCGCGGCGGGACCGTCTCTGCGTCGTCCAGCTCTCACCGGGTGACGGCACCGCCGATGTCGTCCGCATCGCTGCCGGCCAGAAAGAGGCCCCCAATCTGGTCGCCCTGCTCGAAGATCCGACCCATCAGAAGATCTTTCACTACGGCCGCTTCGATATTGCCGTGCTCTTCCATACTTTCGGCGTCACCACGACCCCGGTCTTCTGCACCAAGATCGCCTCGCGCCTCTGTCGGACCTATACCGATCGCCACGGTCTCAAGGACAATCTCAAGGAGATGCTCGACGTCGATATCTCCAAGGCGCAGCAGTCCTCCGACTGGGCCGCCGAGACGCTGTCTCCGGCCCAGCTCGAATATGCCGCCTCCGATGTGCTTTACCTCCATGCCTTGCGCGACAAGCTGACGGCGCGCCTGATCCGCGACGGTCGGTTCGACCATGCGACGGCCTGTTTCGCATTCCTGCCGACCCGCGCCAAGCTCGACCTGCTCGGCTGGGAAGAGGCCGATATTTTCGCCCATAGCTGATTAAATTGCCTACTGAGAACAGCGGGGCAGGGGTTGCCCGTGGGCGTTAGCGATTCATTAACGCATCTTTTCTAAAATTCCCGTTAATTTTTATGCATTCGATGACGCTGGCGATGACGCCGGAATTGCGTCATGCGGACAGGAGGATCTGCTGGAATGCAAGGGGCCGGATGAGCACGGTCCTTTTGTGGAGCCTGCTTTCACAGTCTTTTTGCGAAAGGAGCATGCCATGTTGAATCCTGTTCGTGCAGCGTCCAATGCAAGCTTTTCGTCCCAAGGCCAGAC of Rhizobium sp. BT04 contains these proteins:
- a CDS encoding SlyX family protein codes for the protein MSDETNRITRLEEMLAYQAKTIEELSDQLAEQWKTVEQMRTKLDRLTERFLSLEEQSLDAPGITRPPHY
- a CDS encoding 4-aminobutyrate--2-oxoglutarate transaminase, which codes for MTATSLTDRKNAAISRGVGMTTQIYADRAENAEIWDKEGRRYIDFAAGIAVLNTGHRHPRVIAAVKEQLDHFTHTCHQVVPYENYVHLAERLNALVPGDFEKKTIFVTTGAEAVENAVKIARAATGRSAVIAFGGGFHGRTFMGMALTGKVVPYKVGFGAMPGDVFHIPFPVELHGVTADQSLQTLKKLFAADVDPRRVAAIIIEPVQGEGGFYPAPAAFMKALRELCDQHGILLIADEVQTGFARTGRMFAMDHHEVAADLTTMAKSLAGGFPLAAVTGRAEIMDAPGPGGLGGTYGGNPIGIAAAHAVLDVIADEDLCNRANQLGGRLKQRLESLRETVPEIVDIRGPGFMNAVEFNDRTSGLPSAEFANRVRLIALDKGLILLTCGVHGNVIRFLAPITIQDEVLGEALDILEASMLEASAGK
- a CDS encoding MerR family transcriptional regulator produces the protein MNENGPVRYKVAEAARLAGVSASTLRLWESQGLLVPGRSQTGHRQYSADDVARLKRISWYRVERGLNPAAIREALEGEEPSADGAEAGQGTGLGRKLRSLRHASGKTLDQVAGDIGITASTLSTLERTSQGVSFKTLHDLAEYYGTTVSRLSGEESGEVPAMIRTGEWRTWPETTPGVTVQLLAEGRRMMDCHRFVLAPGAASEGAYRHEGEEFMHVLSGRLELVLDSDQFFDLGPGDSLYFESRRYHSWRNRHDGETVLLWINTPPTF
- a CDS encoding ribonuclease D, encoding MAATIRYHEGDISVADAARYTGAIAIDTETLGLVPRRDRLCVVQLSPGDGTADVVRIAAGQKEAPNLVALLEDPTHQKIFHYGRFDIAVLFHTFGVTTTPVFCTKIASRLCRTYTDRHGLKDNLKEMLDVDISKAQQSSDWAAETLSPAQLEYAASDVLYLHALRDKLTARLIRDGRFDHATACFAFLPTRAKLDLLGWEEADIFAHS
- a CDS encoding NAD-dependent succinate-semialdehyde dehydrogenase, coding for MTFTTALTRHVTFSSPLLRDAGYINGVWTSGDAEKTFDVLNPATGELLGSLPDMGASETRTAIDAAHAAQPAWAARPAKERSATLRKWFDLMVANADELAAILTAEMGKPFPEARGEILYAAAYIEWYAEEAKRIYGETIPAPSQDRRMIVIKQPVGVVGTITPWNFPAAMIARKVAPALAVGCTVVSKPAEQTPLTAIALAVLAEQAGIPPGVFNVIVGTDGPAIGRELCGNEKVRKISFTGSTEVGRILMRQCADQIKKVSLELGGNAPFIVFDDADLDAAVEGAIASKYRNAGQTCVCANRLYVQSNVYDAFAAKLAAKVAAMSVGDGFMAGVEIGPLIDEQGLAKVEDHVSDALAKGAKVLTGGKRIDGAGTFFTPTVLTGVARGMKVAREETFGPVAPLFRFETVEDVIAQANDTEFGLAAYFYASDLKKVWRVAEALEYGMIGINTGLMSSETAPFGGIKQSGLGREGSRHGADDYLEMKYLCIGGV